One window of the Diospyros lotus cultivar Yz01 chromosome 12, ASM1463336v1, whole genome shotgun sequence genome contains the following:
- the LOC127787352 gene encoding tobamovirus multiplication protein 2B: protein MATASSSMAASRGGGRAASSREGSAKAMVADQISQAVQSTSNLLHLMQQSSSSQAQLMKLPKNLLAKIPTIKNTEQILQQMPQVISSLDAHMDNASQSVPHLETVIQLLEYIESCQLKSLSKGSLSQEEPKRADQLSEAV, encoded by the exons ATGGCGACAGCTTCGTCTTCGATGGCGGCGTCAAGAGGCGGAGGAAGAGCCGCAAGCAGCAGAGAAGGCTCAGCCAAAGCGATGGTGGCCGATCAAATCTCTCAGGCCGTTCAATCCACCTCCAATCTCCTCCACCTCATGCaacaatcttcttcttctcag GCCCAGTTAATGAAACTTCCAAAGAACCTTTTGGCTAAAATCCCTACTATCAAGAACACTGAGCAG ATTTTACAGCAGATGCCTCAGGTAATATCATCATTGGATGCACATATGGACAATGCATCGCAAAG TGTCCCTCATCTGGAAACTGTAATCCAGCTACTTGAATATATTGAAAGCTGCCAGCTTAAATCTTTGTCTAAAGGTTCATTGTCTCAAGAG